One Platichthys flesus chromosome 14, fPlaFle2.1, whole genome shotgun sequence genomic region harbors:
- the LOC133968357 gene encoding glutamine synthetase-like: MATSESASLSKAVKQQYMDLPQGDKVQAMYIWVDGTGEGLRCKTRTLDFEPKSVDDLPEWNFDGSSTNQSEGSNSDMYLAPAAIFRDPFRKDPNKLVLCEVLKYNRKPAETNLRITCKKVMEMVGDQHPWFGMEQEYTILGTDGHPFGWPSNGFPGPQGPYYCGVGADKAYGRDIVEAHYRACLYAGVDICGTNAEVMPAQWEFQVGPCEGINMGDHLWVARFILHRVCEDFGVVASFDPKPITGNWNGAGCHTNFSTKEMREDGGLKAIEESIEKLGKRHRYHIRAYDPKGGLDNARRLTGHHETSNIDEFSAGVANRGASIRIPRMVGQEKKGYFEDRRPSANCDPYGVTEALIRTCLLNEEGEEPAEY, from the exons ATGGCCACGTCCGAGAGCGCCAGCTTGAGTAAAGCTGTCAAACAGCAGTACATGGACCTGCCTCAGGGGGACAAAGTCCAGGCCATGTACATTTGGGTGGATGGGACCGGAGAGGGGCTCCGCTGCAAAACCAGGACCCTGGATTTTGAGCCCAAGAGCGTTGATG atctcCCTGAGTGGAACTTTGATGGCTCCAGCACCAACCAGAGCGAGGGCTCCAACAGCGACATGTACCTGGCTCCCGCTGCCATTTTCCGTGACCCATTTCGTAAAGACCCCAACAAGCTTGTCCTGTGTGAAGTGCTGAAGTACAACCGCAAACCTGCAG aAACCAACCTTAGAATCACATGTAAGAAGGTGATGGAGATGGTGGGCGATCAGCATCCTTGGTTTGGCATGGAGCAGGAGTACACCATCCTGGGCACAGACGGACACCCATTTGGCTGGCCATCTAACGGATTCCCCGGACCACAAG GTCCCTATTACTGCGGCGTGGGAGCTGACAAAGCCTATGGTAGAGATATAGTGGAGGCCCATTATAGAGCTTGTCTCTATGCTGGAGTTGACATTTGTGGTACAAATGCAGAAGTGATGCCTGCTCAG tgggaGTTCCAGGTTGGCCCTTGCGAAGGTATCAACATGGGTGATCACCTCTGGGTGGCACGTTTCATCCTGCACCGTGTCTGTGAAGATTTTGGTGTTGTTGCCTCATTTGACCCCAAGCCAATCACTGGTAACTGGAACGGTGCTGGCTGCCATACCAACTTCAGCACTAAGGAGATGAGGGAAGACGGCGGATTAAA AGCAATTGAAGAGTCCATCGAGAAGCTTGGCAAGAGGCACCGCTATCACATCCGGGCCTATGACCCCAAAGGGGGGCTCGACAACGCCCGGCGTCTCACCGGCCACCATGAAACCTCAAACATCGACGAATTCTCCGCAGGTGTGGCTAACCGCGGCGCCAGCATCCGCATTCCCCGAATGGTGGGCCAGGAGAAGAAGGGCTACTTCGAGGACCGCCGTCCATCGGCCAACTGCGACCCGTACGGCGTGACCGAGGCCCTCATCCGCACCTGTTTGCTGaacgaggagggagaggaaccCGCGGAATACTAA